One genomic segment of Scophthalmus maximus strain ysfricsl-2021 chromosome 3, ASM2237912v1, whole genome shotgun sequence includes these proteins:
- the tbx1 gene encoding T-box transcription factor TBX1 isoform X4 — MTPPRHRSEEKQLSLALFLSLSLSVSFTTSSLSSLNTPGGYHLSPSPGDPYSQHESHFEPCPAAQHSYNYPGSNPGQAPPSDGGTPNCSSSSSSSTPNSKSIVKKNPKVANINVQLEMKALWDEFNQLGTEMIVTKAGRRMFPTFQVKIFGMDPMADYMLLMDFLPVDDKRYRYAFHSSSWLVAGKADPATPGRVHYHPDSPAKGAQWMKQIVSFDKLKLTNNLLDDNGHIILNSMHRYQPRFHVVYVDPRKDSEKYAEENYKTFVFEETRFTAVTAYQNHRITQLKIASNPFAKGFRDCDPEDWPRNHRPGSLPIMSAFARTRNPMSSPPQQNGTEKEDGRREYERDPSGTPIHADPAHQLMSRVLSPALPVPGGLHAVPLTGGRPSPPHDLRPDAHPIAPDTLHHHHPYKYPTTYEHYLGAKTRPSPYPLPGIRGHTYHHHMNPATANMYSATSGPSNYDYGPR; from the exons ATGACACCACCCCGCCACCGATCGGAGGAGAAACaactctctctcgccctctttctctctctctctctctctgtgt CCTTCACGACGAGCAGCCTGAGCAGCCTCAACACGCCGGGGGGCTACCACCTCTCCCCGTCCCCCGGGGACCCCTATAGCCAGCATGAGTCCCACTTCGAGCCGTGCCCGGCCGCCCAGCACAGCTACAACTACCCGGGGTCTAACCCGGGCCAGGCCCCGCCGAGCGACGGCGGGACTCCCAACtgctcctcgtcgtcctccagctccacgcCGAACAGCAAATCCATCGTGAAGAAGAACCCCAAGGTGGCCAACATTAACGTGCAGCTGGAGATGAAGGCTCTGTGGGACGAATTTAATCAGCTGGGCACGGAGATGATCGTCACCAAGGCCGGCAG GAGAATGTTTCCAACTTTCCAAGTGAAAATATTTGGGATGGATCCCATGGCGGACTACATGCTCTTGATGGACTTCCTGCCCGTGGACGACAAACGCTACAG GTATGCTTTCCACAGCTCGTCGTGGTTGGTGGCGGGCAAAGCCGACCCCGCCACACCGGGCAGGGTCCACTACCACCCGGACTCTCCGGCCAAGGGCGCGCAGTGGATGAAGCAGATCGTCTCCTTCGACAAGCTCAAGCTCACCAACAACCTGCTGGATGACAACGGACAT aTCATTCTGAACTCCATGCACCGCTACCAGCCCCGGTTCCACGTGGTCTACGTGGACCCCCGCAAGGACAGCGAGAAATACGCGGAGGAGAATTACAAGACCTTCGTGTTCGAGGAGACCCGCTTCACGGCAGTCACTGCGTATCAGAACCACCGG ATCACACAGCTGAAGATAGCCAGCAACCCCTTCGCAAAGGGCTTCAGGGACTGTGACCCAGAGGACTG GCCCAGGAATCACAGGCCAGGCTCTCTGCCAATAATGAGTGCCTTTGCCAGAACAAGAAACCCAATGTCATCTCCGCCTCAGCAGAACGGCACAGAGAAAG AGGACGGTAGGCGGGAATACGAGCGAGACCCCAGCGGCACGCCCATACACGCCGACCCGGCTCACCAGCTGATGTCCCGGGTCCTCAGCCCCGCCCTGCCCGTCCCGGGAGGCCTCCACGCCGTCCCGCTCACCGGCGGTCGGCCCAGCCCTCCTCATGACCTCCGGCCCGACGCCCACCCCATTGCCCCGGACAccctgcaccaccaccacccgtaCAAGTACCCCACCACCTATGAACACTACCTGGGGGCCAAGACCAGGCCGTCGCCCTACCCTTTGCCCGGTATCAGAGGACACACATACCATCACCACATGAACCCAGCGACAGCTAATATGTACTCAGCCACCAGTGGCCCCTCTAACTACGACTATGGGCCCAGATAA
- the tbx1 gene encoding T-box transcription factor TBX1 isoform X3, which produces MTPPRHRSEEKQLSLALFLSLSLSVSISSPWLTQLSHFCDVAAFTTSSLSSLNTPGGYHLSPSPGDPYSQHESHFEPCPAAQHSYNYPGSNPGQAPPSDGGTPNCSSSSSSSTPNSKSIVKKNPKVANINVQLEMKALWDEFNQLGTEMIVTKAGRRMFPTFQVKIFGMDPMADYMLLMDFLPVDDKRYRYAFHSSSWLVAGKADPATPGRVHYHPDSPAKGAQWMKQIVSFDKLKLTNNLLDDNGHIILNSMHRYQPRFHVVYVDPRKDSEKYAEENYKTFVFEETRFTAVTAYQNHRITQLKIASNPFAKGFRDCDPEDWPRNHRPGSLPIMSAFARTRNPMSSPPQQNGTEKEDGRREYERDPSGTPIHADPAHQLMSRVLSPALPVPGGLHAVPLTGGRPSPPHDLRPDAHPIAPDTLHHHHPYKYPTTYEHYLGAKTRPSPYPLPGIRGHTYHHHMNPATANMYSATSGPSNYDYGPR; this is translated from the exons ATGACACCACCCCGCCACCGATCGGAGGAGAAACaactctctctcgccctctttctctctctctctctctctgtgt CCATATCCAGTCCGTGGCTGACGCAGCTGTCCCATTTTTGCGATGTTGCAGCCTTCACGACGAGCAGCCTGAGCAGCCTCAACACGCCGGGGGGCTACCACCTCTCCCCGTCCCCCGGGGACCCCTATAGCCAGCATGAGTCCCACTTCGAGCCGTGCCCGGCCGCCCAGCACAGCTACAACTACCCGGGGTCTAACCCGGGCCAGGCCCCGCCGAGCGACGGCGGGACTCCCAACtgctcctcgtcgtcctccagctccacgcCGAACAGCAAATCCATCGTGAAGAAGAACCCCAAGGTGGCCAACATTAACGTGCAGCTGGAGATGAAGGCTCTGTGGGACGAATTTAATCAGCTGGGCACGGAGATGATCGTCACCAAGGCCGGCAG GAGAATGTTTCCAACTTTCCAAGTGAAAATATTTGGGATGGATCCCATGGCGGACTACATGCTCTTGATGGACTTCCTGCCCGTGGACGACAAACGCTACAG GTATGCTTTCCACAGCTCGTCGTGGTTGGTGGCGGGCAAAGCCGACCCCGCCACACCGGGCAGGGTCCACTACCACCCGGACTCTCCGGCCAAGGGCGCGCAGTGGATGAAGCAGATCGTCTCCTTCGACAAGCTCAAGCTCACCAACAACCTGCTGGATGACAACGGACAT aTCATTCTGAACTCCATGCACCGCTACCAGCCCCGGTTCCACGTGGTCTACGTGGACCCCCGCAAGGACAGCGAGAAATACGCGGAGGAGAATTACAAGACCTTCGTGTTCGAGGAGACCCGCTTCACGGCAGTCACTGCGTATCAGAACCACCGG ATCACACAGCTGAAGATAGCCAGCAACCCCTTCGCAAAGGGCTTCAGGGACTGTGACCCAGAGGACTG GCCCAGGAATCACAGGCCAGGCTCTCTGCCAATAATGAGTGCCTTTGCCAGAACAAGAAACCCAATGTCATCTCCGCCTCAGCAGAACGGCACAGAGAAAG AGGACGGTAGGCGGGAATACGAGCGAGACCCCAGCGGCACGCCCATACACGCCGACCCGGCTCACCAGCTGATGTCCCGGGTCCTCAGCCCCGCCCTGCCCGTCCCGGGAGGCCTCCACGCCGTCCCGCTCACCGGCGGTCGGCCCAGCCCTCCTCATGACCTCCGGCCCGACGCCCACCCCATTGCCCCGGACAccctgcaccaccaccacccgtaCAAGTACCCCACCACCTATGAACACTACCTGGGGGCCAAGACCAGGCCGTCGCCCTACCCTTTGCCCGGTATCAGAGGACACACATACCATCACCACATGAACCCAGCGACAGCTAATATGTACTCAGCCACCAGTGGCCCCTCTAACTACGACTATGGGCCCAGATAA
- the tbx1 gene encoding T-box transcription factor TBX1 isoform X1: MDDGGPLSPKANAFSIASLISAAERAGNAAFDKQGTGLNKPDLHNHSSFKMHYSTVTREMEAISSPWLTQLSHFCDVAAFTTSSLSSLNTPGGYHLSPSPGDPYSQHESHFEPCPAAQHSYNYPGSNPGQAPPSDGGTPNCSSSSSSSTPNSKSIVKKNPKVANINVQLEMKALWDEFNQLGTEMIVTKAGRRMFPTFQVKIFGMDPMADYMLLMDFLPVDDKRYRYAFHSSSWLVAGKADPATPGRVHYHPDSPAKGAQWMKQIVSFDKLKLTNNLLDDNGHIILNSMHRYQPRFHVVYVDPRKDSEKYAEENYKTFVFEETRFTAVTAYQNHRITQLKIASNPFAKGFRDCDPEDWPRNHRPGSLPIMSAFARTRNPMSSPPQQNGTEKEDGRREYERDPSGTPIHADPAHQLMSRVLSPALPVPGGLHAVPLTGGRPSPPHDLRPDAHPIAPDTLHHHHPYKYPTTYEHYLGAKTRPSPYPLPGIRGHTYHHHMNPATANMYSATSGPSNYDYGPR, encoded by the exons ATGGACGACGGCGGTCCCCTCTCTCCAAAGGCGAATGCGTTCAGTATTGCCTCTCTGATTTCGGCCGCAGAGCGAGCAGGAAACGCGGCGTTTGACAAACAGGGAACCGGCCTAAACAAGCCAGACCTGCATAACCACAGTTCCTTTAAAATGCACTACAGCACTGTGACCCGGGAAATGGAAG CCATATCCAGTCCGTGGCTGACGCAGCTGTCCCATTTTTGCGATGTTGCAGCCTTCACGACGAGCAGCCTGAGCAGCCTCAACACGCCGGGGGGCTACCACCTCTCCCCGTCCCCCGGGGACCCCTATAGCCAGCATGAGTCCCACTTCGAGCCGTGCCCGGCCGCCCAGCACAGCTACAACTACCCGGGGTCTAACCCGGGCCAGGCCCCGCCGAGCGACGGCGGGACTCCCAACtgctcctcgtcgtcctccagctccacgcCGAACAGCAAATCCATCGTGAAGAAGAACCCCAAGGTGGCCAACATTAACGTGCAGCTGGAGATGAAGGCTCTGTGGGACGAATTTAATCAGCTGGGCACGGAGATGATCGTCACCAAGGCCGGCAG GAGAATGTTTCCAACTTTCCAAGTGAAAATATTTGGGATGGATCCCATGGCGGACTACATGCTCTTGATGGACTTCCTGCCCGTGGACGACAAACGCTACAG GTATGCTTTCCACAGCTCGTCGTGGTTGGTGGCGGGCAAAGCCGACCCCGCCACACCGGGCAGGGTCCACTACCACCCGGACTCTCCGGCCAAGGGCGCGCAGTGGATGAAGCAGATCGTCTCCTTCGACAAGCTCAAGCTCACCAACAACCTGCTGGATGACAACGGACAT aTCATTCTGAACTCCATGCACCGCTACCAGCCCCGGTTCCACGTGGTCTACGTGGACCCCCGCAAGGACAGCGAGAAATACGCGGAGGAGAATTACAAGACCTTCGTGTTCGAGGAGACCCGCTTCACGGCAGTCACTGCGTATCAGAACCACCGG ATCACACAGCTGAAGATAGCCAGCAACCCCTTCGCAAAGGGCTTCAGGGACTGTGACCCAGAGGACTG GCCCAGGAATCACAGGCCAGGCTCTCTGCCAATAATGAGTGCCTTTGCCAGAACAAGAAACCCAATGTCATCTCCGCCTCAGCAGAACGGCACAGAGAAAG AGGACGGTAGGCGGGAATACGAGCGAGACCCCAGCGGCACGCCCATACACGCCGACCCGGCTCACCAGCTGATGTCCCGGGTCCTCAGCCCCGCCCTGCCCGTCCCGGGAGGCCTCCACGCCGTCCCGCTCACCGGCGGTCGGCCCAGCCCTCCTCATGACCTCCGGCCCGACGCCCACCCCATTGCCCCGGACAccctgcaccaccaccacccgtaCAAGTACCCCACCACCTATGAACACTACCTGGGGGCCAAGACCAGGCCGTCGCCCTACCCTTTGCCCGGTATCAGAGGACACACATACCATCACCACATGAACCCAGCGACAGCTAATATGTACTCAGCCACCAGTGGCCCCTCTAACTACGACTATGGGCCCAGATAA
- the tbx1 gene encoding T-box transcription factor TBX1 isoform X2, translating into MDDGGPLSPKANAFSIASLISAAERAGNAAFDKQGTGLNKPDLHNHSSFKMHYSTVTREMEAFTTSSLSSLNTPGGYHLSPSPGDPYSQHESHFEPCPAAQHSYNYPGSNPGQAPPSDGGTPNCSSSSSSSTPNSKSIVKKNPKVANINVQLEMKALWDEFNQLGTEMIVTKAGRRMFPTFQVKIFGMDPMADYMLLMDFLPVDDKRYRYAFHSSSWLVAGKADPATPGRVHYHPDSPAKGAQWMKQIVSFDKLKLTNNLLDDNGHIILNSMHRYQPRFHVVYVDPRKDSEKYAEENYKTFVFEETRFTAVTAYQNHRITQLKIASNPFAKGFRDCDPEDWPRNHRPGSLPIMSAFARTRNPMSSPPQQNGTEKEDGRREYERDPSGTPIHADPAHQLMSRVLSPALPVPGGLHAVPLTGGRPSPPHDLRPDAHPIAPDTLHHHHPYKYPTTYEHYLGAKTRPSPYPLPGIRGHTYHHHMNPATANMYSATSGPSNYDYGPR; encoded by the exons ATGGACGACGGCGGTCCCCTCTCTCCAAAGGCGAATGCGTTCAGTATTGCCTCTCTGATTTCGGCCGCAGAGCGAGCAGGAAACGCGGCGTTTGACAAACAGGGAACCGGCCTAAACAAGCCAGACCTGCATAACCACAGTTCCTTTAAAATGCACTACAGCACTGTGACCCGGGAAATGGAAG CCTTCACGACGAGCAGCCTGAGCAGCCTCAACACGCCGGGGGGCTACCACCTCTCCCCGTCCCCCGGGGACCCCTATAGCCAGCATGAGTCCCACTTCGAGCCGTGCCCGGCCGCCCAGCACAGCTACAACTACCCGGGGTCTAACCCGGGCCAGGCCCCGCCGAGCGACGGCGGGACTCCCAACtgctcctcgtcgtcctccagctccacgcCGAACAGCAAATCCATCGTGAAGAAGAACCCCAAGGTGGCCAACATTAACGTGCAGCTGGAGATGAAGGCTCTGTGGGACGAATTTAATCAGCTGGGCACGGAGATGATCGTCACCAAGGCCGGCAG GAGAATGTTTCCAACTTTCCAAGTGAAAATATTTGGGATGGATCCCATGGCGGACTACATGCTCTTGATGGACTTCCTGCCCGTGGACGACAAACGCTACAG GTATGCTTTCCACAGCTCGTCGTGGTTGGTGGCGGGCAAAGCCGACCCCGCCACACCGGGCAGGGTCCACTACCACCCGGACTCTCCGGCCAAGGGCGCGCAGTGGATGAAGCAGATCGTCTCCTTCGACAAGCTCAAGCTCACCAACAACCTGCTGGATGACAACGGACAT aTCATTCTGAACTCCATGCACCGCTACCAGCCCCGGTTCCACGTGGTCTACGTGGACCCCCGCAAGGACAGCGAGAAATACGCGGAGGAGAATTACAAGACCTTCGTGTTCGAGGAGACCCGCTTCACGGCAGTCACTGCGTATCAGAACCACCGG ATCACACAGCTGAAGATAGCCAGCAACCCCTTCGCAAAGGGCTTCAGGGACTGTGACCCAGAGGACTG GCCCAGGAATCACAGGCCAGGCTCTCTGCCAATAATGAGTGCCTTTGCCAGAACAAGAAACCCAATGTCATCTCCGCCTCAGCAGAACGGCACAGAGAAAG AGGACGGTAGGCGGGAATACGAGCGAGACCCCAGCGGCACGCCCATACACGCCGACCCGGCTCACCAGCTGATGTCCCGGGTCCTCAGCCCCGCCCTGCCCGTCCCGGGAGGCCTCCACGCCGTCCCGCTCACCGGCGGTCGGCCCAGCCCTCCTCATGACCTCCGGCCCGACGCCCACCCCATTGCCCCGGACAccctgcaccaccaccacccgtaCAAGTACCCCACCACCTATGAACACTACCTGGGGGCCAAGACCAGGCCGTCGCCCTACCCTTTGCCCGGTATCAGAGGACACACATACCATCACCACATGAACCCAGCGACAGCTAATATGTACTCAGCCACCAGTGGCCCCTCTAACTACGACTATGGGCCCAGATAA